The stretch of DNA aaattacaattaactCTAATACGAATTATAAGATTGTACAACAAACACTCTTATTGTTTGAAAACATAATGATTATTTTGCAAACCAAATTCTTCAAACACTAACTAGCCAAATCTTGAGAGTGAATTCAAAATTAAAGGCTTTTAGAATCCTGAGAATAATATTAGTACTAAAATTATGGTCCAAGTTTATAAATGATTGACAACATccatatttttcataattccaATATCATACaccataaatttttaatatttttttataagaatcgtgccaaaaaaaaatgtacattTGATAACATTTATtcgaataatattattattcttaatgtctcataataattataattgactcttttgcaaaaataaaattgttctaaaatgaataatcttttaattaataatatatatatatattatttatataatttctaATGTAATATATTCCACTATGTATTTATAACATCAACAAAATATCAAtacttaacaaaaataatttaagaaaaataatattttatttcttttgtgtATACAACTTTTATAATATGTACGAATGAGTTAATTTGAGAGGAAGAGAATATAATATGCAACATTTAGGTGTTTAAAATAGATATACAAACGTTTCGGATATTGCACAAGTAACATTGATTTCCTCTGTTTTTACTTAGGAGCATAGAAAAGGTTGTCTCCGCCAGCAGCAGATTCATCCAATTTATTTCTCAAATTCGATAGAATCCAATAAACCAATCCTGCAGAAAAGAAGCTAACAAACCAAGCACTAttataaacaacaacaaaagtttCAGAAACTGATTTTAAGATTCCAACTTTATGCAAAAAACCGGGAATCACCGGTAACATTCCAACAACTAGTGCCACAATTGCTTTCACATTAAATCCACTTGAGTAATAGTAAGCACCATAAGGATTTCTTGAATACAAATCTTCAATGCATAAATTagttttcttcaaaatataataatccaCTAGAATAATTCCACCAATAGGACCCATCAATGCTGAATATCCAACTAGCCAAGTATAAACAAAACTCTCACTTGATTTAAGAAGCTTCCAAGGTTGAAATGCAATTCCTAACAATGCTGTTAATAATGCCCCTTTTCTAAAATTGAACAACTTTGGATTAAGATTTACAAGAGCATTTGATGGTGCTACAACATTGGCTGAAATATTGGTTGTAATTGTAGCTAGGCTTATACCAATTATTGCAAGAATTGTAGTTACAAATCCACCAATTTGACCAAGTAATTGAATTGGGTTGGAAATAACAtgaccaaaaataatttttgttgatgatGTCACTACAATACCAACAAATGTGAATGCACCCATTAAAATAGGAAAACTAGCTTGAccaataatttgatcattttgGCTTTTAGCATATCTTGTAAAATCAGGGATGTTAAGAGCTAGGGCAGCCCAAAAACTTATATTAGCGGTTAAAGAAGGGAAAAATAAAGACCAAAATTGTGAATTAGTGAGCCTAGAGGATAATGAGAGCATGTGACCAAATCCATTAGTTTTAACATAAGACCAAATCAAGAGGCAAGAAGTTAGTAGAATAAGTATTGGAGATGAGTATTTTTCAAGCTCTCTAATCCCAtcaattcctttccacacaattGATAATTGAGCCAACCAAAAGGCTAAGAAGCAAAAAAATTCTAATGGGGAGGTGCCAAGCCAAGGTAGACATTTAGATAATGTAGTTTGTTTTATTGAATTTGGTAAAAGAAGGAAAATTGCTTCACCACCAATCCAAGATTCAATTCCATACCAGCCACAACCAACTAAGGCCCTTAGGAGAGTTGGAATGTGAGCACCATGGATACCAAAAGACGATCTAGCTAGGACCGGAAATGATATGCCATAACGAGTACctacaataataaatttcaagATTTTATGTTACATGGATTATTTCTTCATCCTAaatttctattataaaaaataatagtatgcATAGAAATAGTCATATAAGTTCATGAGGAGATACCAAATACACGATGTATCATATATGTTCCacaactaatatatataatttttgggtaatttaaatataaatttgactTTTCTATTtcaactatattattttttagagtgtgtttgaatgaaatagttttataaggTAATGTAACTTTGGAAGCCAATCTCAAATTTTATTTGGATAATAAATACGAGAAATTTTTAAACGGAAGAAATTTTGTAATGtgttttttaacttaaatttaaagaattttaaatattatttaaaaatttgaaattctttttttgCTTTATAAAATGTGTACTACAAATTGGTCcatataatttgttaaaattatgcAATTTGGTCGctacacatttttaaattttaatttttttacatatcaGTCCCTCAATTTCCTAAAATTGTAAATCTGAccctattttttaaaatataatttggaccaactttgatttttatatttatatttttaccccaatttttttaaaatttataaaaacaaccCAACTATAAATAAACTCTCATTGTTATATTTATGCATTGTTTTAAACTCATCTAAAGTGAACAAAAATTATAGTGtatccaaacaaaaaattattaaatgaataATCTTTATTATcctattgaaacaaaaaaattacaaataaaaagtatttaattaaAGCATATTGCATTTTAAATTCTCTAGAATTTTCAACTTCATCATCCAAACATACTCTTAGAACATTTATAATCTTTGCATTGAAAAATGAGAATTTGTATAACACTTATCGATTAAGTTAAAGATAATTTGGCACTAATTGGAGGAAAATGCTTCTaataatgttttaacatttagATGCATATATAAGTACCTGGATGACCAGTGAGGACAAGTGGAACAAAAAGGATCATGTTGGCTACAACCACAGTTGCTATGCCTTGCCACCAAGCCATTCCAAGATCAACAAGACTACCAGCAAGATAATAAGAAGGGACTCCCACAACAAGTCCTACCCAAAGGCCAGCCATTTCCATTCTAGAAAATGTCCTTTGACTTGGTGTAGTTGGTTTGAGATCATCATTGGAAAGTGTAGGATCAGGCTCTATTTCAAAACTttgtgaagaagaaaaaaggacTTTATAATTGGAATATCTCAAAGAAACATTATTAGCTAAGGAAAAATTATGGTTTTGGGAATGGAAGGTCTTGTTTATTTTTCTTGGTGATGAAAAAAGGGTGAGAGTGTGAGAAGGCCTTGGATTTTTTGAATTTGCAAGAAAAATATTCGGGTGAGAAGAAGAAATATTGAGGTTGAGACATTTTGATACCATGTTCATTGTATAGTTCTTAGAAATTCAGATTCTTGTTTTTAAAGTTGTAGAAACTAATTATTATATTCACATCTCATGTGAATGAAAGAGCGCAATTATATATGATCAAGTTTAATTTCGGTTACTTCTTATCATGTGCAACGTTgacaaatatcatttttattttattctattcattgtttaaagaaatataaatacatattataAGACCATGATtgaataaataactttttttgaacGAAGCAAAAATGTCTTTTATATTAACATTAAAAGTATCGAGAAATATAGCTACATATCTACCGTCATGTTGGAAAAATAAAtggattaataattaattaaatttttaaactcaAGTGGTTAATTATGAATCGTTCAATAAGATTGAAATTCAAATAGAttaaatatttcttaatttaactttaattaattCTGAGTCGAAGTCAAATTATTGTGACTTTTTTCCATTAATAATTAggagattaaagaaaaataaaattattgcaCCAATCATCCAATACAACTTCACCCCTTTCCAACCAATTCCAACAATATAACCCCTTCACTTCCTTGTCATATTCCCCACTaccaactttaatttttaaatgtatatcACTTTATTATTTCCTTTCTAAAATATCCAAATGACTGCGAagtagataataaaaaaaattcttcctattaaaataattactcAATTCTCGATCCCCATTTCCACACCATCTATCATTTATCAATGATCAACTTCTTCAACTTTGATATCTTTATGGGTGTAATTTTTGGGCTTTTATTTCGGAATTTTGGAATTTTAATTTAGggattttaagatttttgtggTAAAGATTTTGATTATTGGAAGTGGACGTTTTAAAAAAGGTGATTGAtggattgaatttttttatttttctaaattgtaAAAGATGAAAGATTGATAAATTTCATATGTTTTTTAAGAAACCAAGAAttgtatttctaaaaaaatcggtggaaaataaaataattaaaaatatataaaaattagtcATATGTAATAGAcacattaacatttttaaataaaaaaataatcatgtatatatattaaaagaaaaaaatttagacgaaaaaataaaaataaatgattcaATTGTTATAACTAATTATAAGATAAAGAACCTATAATATAATGTTGtctataaaatttaacatttttaaaagctttattgtaaaatatatagtttaaataagCTACTATATaatgttatattataaaaaaagtcaTGCCAGACATATCAAAACTTAAGTTtcctaaataaattaatatgaaacTTGTCTTTAATTAGGCGTCATATCAAACATCAAGAAAAAGTCAAATCacacattaaaaaaagtaattaataacataaaaaagtaattaatcaAAAATGTCATATTACACATAAAAGAACTTAATTTGATAAAGACGTAAATATAGAATGAGTCTTCAACTAAGATTATATATCatatcaaacttttaaaaatatcaaatcatacttaaaaaattaatttataccaagtaaaagataaaatttatttatgtaaagaTTAATTCAATCCATATCTTTTTACCTCTGATTATCACCCACAATAAAATTATGAAGAATAAATACAACAAGGTagattgaattataatttataaaagttatgtTTAAAACctttgtaaatttattttaaaattattaagtcTCCGACacttagtttatataaaaaaaatgtaaaagattggacaaaaatagatttatagagaaaaaaaacagTTTATTAATAAAACCATATGCAAGAATAATAAACAAAGGGTAGAGAGCATATGTCCTAGCAATTTTACTTGTTTACCGAACTTGGTAGCT from Cicer arietinum cultivar CDC Frontier isolate Library 1 chromosome 3, Cicar.CDCFrontier_v2.0, whole genome shotgun sequence encodes:
- the LOC101513252 gene encoding purine-uracil permease NCS1-like codes for the protein MNMVSKCLNLNISSSHPNIFLANSKNPRPSHTLTLFSSPRKINKTFHSQNHNFSLANNVSLRYSNYKVLFSSSQSFEIEPDPTLSNDDLKPTTPSQRTFSRMEMAGLWVGLVVGVPSYYLAGSLVDLGMAWWQGIATVVVANMILFVPLVLTGHPGTRYGISFPVLARSSFGIHGAHIPTLLRALVGCGWYGIESWIGGEAIFLLLPNSIKQTTLSKCLPWLGTSPLEFFCFLAFWLAQLSIVWKGIDGIRELEKYSSPILILLTSCLLIWSYVKTNGFGHMLSLSSRLTNSQFWSLFFPSLTANISFWAALALNIPDFTRYAKSQNDQIIGQASFPILMGAFTFVGIVVTSSTKIIFGHVISNPIQLLGQIGGFVTTILAIIGISLATITTNISANVVAPSNALVNLNPKLFNFRKGALLTALLGIAFQPWKLLKSSESFVYTWLVGYSALMGPIGGIILVDYYILKKTNLCIEDLYSRNPYGAYYYSSGFNVKAIVALVVGMLPVIPGFLHKVGILKSVSETFVVVYNSAWFVSFFSAGLVYWILSNLRNKLDESAAGGDNLFYAPK